The following nucleotide sequence is from Gemmatimonadales bacterium.
TGCGCCCATCCTCCTGCTCCTGTTCCGGTTGATGCAGGGGCTCGCGGTGGGCGGAGAATACGGCGCCTCGTCCGTGTTCCTGGTCGAAGGCTCCGAGCCGGGCCGCCGCGGGTGGATGGGAAGCTGGGCGCCGGTCGGCGCGTTCACGGGCACGCTGCTCGGATCGGCGGCCGGCGCGATCGTGAACGCCGTCCTGTCGCCGACGGAGGTACTGGCCTGGGGCTGGCGCATCCCGTTCATCCTCGGGATCGGCGTGGGTCTGGGAGGGATCGCCATCCGGCGCCACTACATCGAGCGGGTGCCCCATCAGGCTCCGTCCCGGTCGCCGCTGGTCGAGGCGTTGCAGTCCTACTGGCTGACTACGTTGCACCTCGTGGCGCTGGTGGCTGCCCTGGCCGTCGGGTTCTACATGACGTTCGTGTACGCGGCCACCTGGCTCGCGCAGGTGGCCCAGGTGCCGGCGCGCACCGCGCTGGGGATCAACACCCTTGCGATGGCGTTGTCGCTGGTCGGCTCGCTGGCGGCGGGAGCGTTGAGCGACCGGATCGGCCGGCGACCGGTGCTGGTCGCGCAGGGCGCCGCGCTCGCGCTGCTGGCCTACCCCTTGATGTCTCTCATGGCCACAGGGAAGACGGGCCGTATCATCGCGGGTCAGGTCGGCCTCGCCCTGCTGGTCGCGGCCGGAAGCGGGGCCCTGCCCGCCACCATGGCCGAGCTCGCGCCGTGGCGGGTGCGGTGCACCGTGGTCTCGGTGTCGCACAACCTGGGAATGGCGCTCCTCGGCGGGACCACGCCGCTCGTGGGCGCGTGGCTCGTCTCGAGGACGGGCGTGCCGCTCGCGCCCGCGATGTACCTGGCCGCGGCGGGCGCGGTGAGCTTCATCGCGGCGCTCCTGCTGCCCCGGACCGCGCGGCACCGGCTCACCCACGAGTTCCAGGCGACGCGGCCGCGCTGAGGACAGCTACCCGCAGTAGGCCGCCGAGGGTATTTTCCGCCGTCCCACTACCCATAGCCCAGGGCTCACGTGTCAGACTTGCGCGCGCAGCTCGAAGCCGGACTCGCCGGACAATACGCGTTGCTTCGCGAGCTCGGCCGCGGCGGCATGGCGACCGTCTTCCTCGCGACCGACCTCAAGCACGATCGTCCGGTCGCCTTCAAGGTGCTCCATCCCGACCTGGCGCAATCGCTCGGCAGCGAGCGGTTCCAGCGCGAGATCCGGCTGGCGGCCCGGCTGCAGCACCCCCACATCCTGACCGTCCACGATTCCGGCGCCACTGCGGGTCATCTCTGGTTCACCATGCCGTTCGTCGAGGGCGAGAGCCTGCGCGACCGGCTCCGGCGCGAGCGGCAGCTCCCGCTGGAGGACGCGCTCCGGATCGCCCGGCAGGCGGCCCAGGCGCTGCACTACGCGCACGAGCACGGCGTCGTGCATCGCGACATCAAGCCCGAGAACCTGCTGCTCACCAGCGACGGCAACACCCTGGTCGCCGACTTCGGCATCGCCCGGGCGCTGGGCGCGGGAGACGACTCGCTCACCCAGACCGGCATGAGCGTGGGCACGCCGGCCTACATGAGCCCCGAGCAGGCCACGGGCGACCGCACGCTCGACGCCCGGTCGGATGTCTACAGCCTGGCCTCCGTGCTGTTCGAGATGCTGGCGGGCGAGCAGCCGTACACCGGCCCAACCATGCAGGCCATCCTGATGAAGCGGCTGTCGGAGCCGGTCCCGCGAGTCCGAAGCGGCCGGCCGTCGGTGCCGGAGCCGGTCGACGCCGCGATTTCGAGGGCGCTCTCGGTGGTGCCGGCCGACCGCTACGCCACCGCCGCGCTGTTCGCCCAGGCACTCGATCAGGCCGTCACCAGCACCAGCGGAAGCGCCGCGGCGGCGACGCTGCCCGTGACCCCTGTCGCGGTCGGGGCGGGTGCCTCCTCGGCCTCCGCGCCGCGCCCGGCTCGCCGCCGACTCGGCGCCGCGCTCGCCGGCGCGGGCCTGCTCGTGGCGGCGGTGGTCGGATGGTGGATGCTCCACC
It contains:
- a CDS encoding protein kinase, with product MSDLRAQLEAGLAGQYALLRELGRGGMATVFLATDLKHDRPVAFKVLHPDLAQSLGSERFQREIRLAARLQHPHILTVHDSGATAGHLWFTMPFVEGESLRDRLRRERQLPLEDALRIARQAAQALHYAHEHGVVHRDIKPENLLLTSDGNTLVADFGIARALGAGDDSLTQTGMSVGTPAYMSPEQATGDRTLDARSDVYSLASVLFEMLAGEQPYTGPTMQAILMKRLSEPVPRVRSGRPSVPEPVDAAISRALSVVPADRYATAALFAQALDQAVTSTSGSAAAATLPVTPVAVGAGASSASAPRPARRRLGAALAGAGLLVAAVVGWWMLHRPSAAQASANHLAVLPFAVHGGGRLDFLAQGMVDLLSRNLDGAGDIRSVNGATVLAAAHADGGVADLEEGRRLARRLGAGLYVLGSVSAIGNQVRIEASLYDGAPAQPAMLSQSSVSGDTTQLFELVDRLAGDLMVRQGRGVGSRLLQTAATTTRSLPALKSYLDAERQLRRGGFDSALAGFQQAVQLDSTFALAYYRLAVAAAWSRHDGLIRPNTERAVRLADRLSERDRRLLTSFAALADGKPDDAESGYRGILQDYPDDLEAQWQLATVLNVYNPLRGRPIAESAPVFDGVVKLDPEFLCPI
- a CDS encoding MFS transporter, which translates into the protein SLLAAFGTFAAGFLMRPLGGALFGWVGDKFGRKQALLWSVMAMAFPSFFIGVLPSTETIGIAAPILLLLFRLMQGLAVGGEYGASSVFLVEGSEPGRRGWMGSWAPVGAFTGTLLGSAAGAIVNAVLSPTEVLAWGWRIPFILGIGVGLGGIAIRRHYIERVPHQAPSRSPLVEALQSYWLTTLHLVALVAALAVGFYMTFVYAATWLAQVAQVPARTALGINTLAMALSLVGSLAAGALSDRIGRRPVLVAQGAALALLAYPLMSLMATGKTGRIIAGQVGLALLVAAGSGALPATMAELAPWRVRCTVVSVSHNLGMALLGGTTPLVGAWLVSRTGVPLAPAMYLAAAGAVSFIAALLLPRTARHRLTHEFQATRPR